Proteins from a genomic interval of Rubinisphaera italica:
- a CDS encoding sigma-54-dependent transcriptional regulator, whose protein sequence is MQSLLVIDDEPSILKAFERAFSNETTCVLTAKNGADGEKLFKEKSPDVVVIDLRLPDMTGLELFKRLREQDPRIPFIFITGHGTVESAIEATKLGAYDYLFKPLELDEIRSLLEKAFNLSRLVRVQPVLAEDDDITSGDAIVGRCRAMKEVYKAIGRVASQNLTVLLLGESGTGKEVVAQAIYHHSDRAKAPFQAINCAAIPDALLESEIFGHERGAFTDANRQRIGKLEQADGGTLFLDEVGDMSPLTQAKLLRVLQDKTFERVGGNSPITVDVRIIAATNHNLKQLVSDGLFRSDLYFRLSVVTINLPPLRERDDDIRILAEFFLRKYSEEFGKDIRGLTPETLELLQAYRWPGNVRELESVMKQSLLTARGNLLLPEFLPSLGDASIIGGLGTTADDYLSSRFVTERLEAGSENLYSEAISLAESHLFRQTLRFTKGNQLKAAAILGISRVTLRSKLKSLSIEASDFMET, encoded by the coding sequence ATGCAAAGTCTATTAGTCATCGATGATGAACCTTCTATTCTGAAAGCTTTCGAACGGGCTTTTAGTAATGAGACGACTTGTGTGCTGACTGCCAAGAATGGAGCAGATGGGGAAAAGCTGTTCAAAGAAAAAAGTCCTGATGTCGTCGTGATTGATCTTCGCTTGCCTGACATGACAGGTCTTGAGCTATTCAAACGACTTCGAGAACAGGATCCCCGAATCCCATTCATATTTATCACTGGTCATGGCACGGTTGAGTCAGCAATTGAAGCGACCAAACTTGGTGCATATGACTATCTGTTCAAGCCGCTTGAACTGGACGAGATCCGATCATTGCTCGAAAAAGCATTCAATCTGAGTCGCCTGGTTCGTGTTCAGCCGGTTCTGGCAGAAGACGATGACATCACTTCTGGTGATGCCATTGTTGGTCGTTGTCGAGCCATGAAAGAAGTTTATAAGGCGATCGGCAGAGTTGCTTCTCAGAATCTTACAGTTCTGTTACTCGGCGAGAGCGGGACAGGCAAAGAAGTTGTCGCCCAGGCCATCTATCATCATAGCGATCGAGCCAAAGCTCCATTTCAGGCGATCAATTGTGCGGCCATTCCAGACGCGTTACTCGAAAGCGAGATCTTCGGTCACGAACGAGGAGCATTCACGGATGCGAACCGACAGCGAATCGGCAAACTGGAGCAGGCCGATGGGGGCACGCTCTTCCTCGATGAAGTGGGCGACATGTCTCCGCTGACCCAGGCGAAACTGCTGCGTGTGCTTCAGGATAAGACATTCGAGCGTGTCGGTGGAAACAGCCCGATTACCGTTGATGTGCGCATTATTGCGGCTACGAATCATAATTTGAAACAGTTGGTCTCAGATGGTCTGTTTCGATCCGATCTTTATTTTCGTCTGTCGGTCGTGACAATCAATTTACCTCCTCTGCGAGAACGGGATGATGATATACGAATTCTCGCCGAGTTCTTTTTGAGGAAATACAGCGAGGAATTTGGCAAAGACATTCGTGGACTCACCCCAGAAACGCTGGAACTGCTTCAGGCGTACCGTTGGCCAGGAAATGTTCGAGAACTTGAAAGCGTGATGAAGCAATCGCTGCTGACAGCCCGTGGGAATCTGCTGCTGCCTGAATTTCTTCCTTCACTGGGAGACGCTTCTATCATTGGCGGATTGGGGACTACTGCAGATGATTACCTCTCAAGTCGTTTCGTGACAGAAAGGTTGGAAGCGGGAAGTGAAAACCTTTACAGCGAGGCGATTTCACTTGCAGAGAGTCACTTATTCCGACAGACGCTTCGCTTCACCAAAGGGAATCAACTCAAAGCTGCTGCGATTCTGGGGATTTCCAGAGTCACATTACGAAGCAAGCTCAAGTCATTAAGTATTGAAGCCAGCGATTTCATGGAGACATGA
- a CDS encoding heavy metal translocating P-type ATPase, protein MSQSTLELKWWKQRGVLIALFSIIMIALYLVLRLGFGSGETVANIPLWLVLALCGIPLVWDLLLKMLHREFGSDLLAGISIVVSAILGEYLAGSLVVLMLSGGEALESYAVRSASSVLRALSKRMPSNAHRKVDSKVVDIPLEEIAIGDTLAVFPHETCPIDGTVIEGHGVMDESYLTGEPYMMTKTPGASVLSGAINGESALIIKADKLAIDSRYAKIMEVMAASEQQKPKLRRMADQLGAWYTPLAVAIGIAAWIATGDPVRFLAVMVIATPCPLLIAIPVAIIGSISLAARRAIIIRDPSSLETADTCRTLIFDKTGTLTYGQPNLTDQIVAPPFESEDVLSLVASLEVYSKHPLSNAIVQAAKKSGALLKNASELSEKPGEGLWGIVAGRTIQVTSRNKLSRFHPEFLQELPEQQAGLECVILIDDKYAATYRFRDIPRPDGANFIGHLGPRHRITRTLLVSGDRESEVSYLAEQVGITSVFSSQTPEQKLTIVNEEMQNGNTMFVGDGINDAPALMAATVGIAFGQNSDVTTEAADVVVLDSSLRKIDEFLHISRRMRRIALQSAIGGMALSLVGMMFAATGYLPPVAGAICQEIIDVVAVLNALRVAIPPKTIIDYETSE, encoded by the coding sequence ATGTCGCAATCCACTCTAGAGCTTAAGTGGTGGAAGCAGCGTGGTGTATTAATCGCACTGTTTTCGATCATTATGATTGCCCTGTATCTGGTGTTGCGATTGGGATTCGGCAGTGGCGAAACCGTTGCGAATATCCCACTGTGGCTTGTGTTAGCCTTGTGTGGAATCCCTCTGGTATGGGATCTCTTACTAAAAATGCTGCACCGCGAATTCGGCTCCGATCTGCTGGCTGGCATTTCAATTGTCGTTTCGGCGATTCTTGGTGAATATCTTGCGGGGTCTCTGGTCGTGCTGATGCTCTCGGGTGGAGAAGCCCTGGAATCTTACGCGGTGCGGAGTGCTTCTTCAGTGCTGAGAGCACTCAGTAAGAGGATGCCCTCCAATGCCCATCGAAAAGTCGATTCTAAAGTTGTCGACATTCCGCTGGAAGAGATCGCAATTGGAGATACTCTGGCCGTTTTTCCTCATGAAACCTGTCCCATTGACGGAACGGTCATCGAAGGGCACGGCGTGATGGATGAATCGTATCTGACGGGCGAACCTTACATGATGACCAAGACGCCGGGAGCAAGTGTCCTCTCGGGGGCGATCAATGGAGAATCGGCTCTCATCATCAAAGCGGATAAGCTGGCAATCGATTCTCGCTACGCAAAAATTATGGAAGTCATGGCTGCTTCCGAACAGCAAAAACCCAAACTGCGGCGTATGGCTGATCAACTCGGAGCCTGGTACACCCCCCTTGCAGTCGCTATTGGAATTGCAGCCTGGATCGCCACGGGAGATCCCGTGCGGTTTCTTGCGGTCATGGTCATTGCCACCCCCTGCCCTTTACTGATTGCAATTCCCGTAGCAATTATTGGGTCGATTTCACTCGCCGCACGGCGTGCAATCATCATTCGAGATCCCTCCTCTTTAGAAACAGCCGACACCTGTCGAACGCTGATTTTTGATAAAACCGGAACACTCACTTACGGCCAACCCAACTTGACCGATCAGATTGTTGCACCTCCCTTTGAATCAGAAGATGTTCTCTCTTTAGTCGCCAGTCTGGAAGTTTACTCCAAGCATCCCCTTTCCAACGCGATCGTTCAGGCAGCCAAAAAGTCTGGGGCTCTGCTAAAAAATGCTTCGGAGTTGAGCGAGAAACCCGGTGAAGGTTTATGGGGAATCGTCGCTGGACGAACCATTCAGGTAACCAGCCGCAATAAATTAAGTCGTTTCCATCCCGAGTTTCTCCAGGAATTGCCCGAGCAGCAGGCTGGTCTGGAATGTGTCATTCTGATTGATGACAAGTATGCAGCTACGTATCGTTTTCGCGATATCCCCCGTCCGGATGGAGCGAATTTTATAGGTCATCTCGGTCCGCGTCACCGTATCACGCGAACTCTGCTTGTTTCGGGCGACCGTGAATCGGAAGTCAGTTATCTGGCAGAACAGGTCGGCATTACATCGGTCTTCAGCAGTCAGACACCAGAACAAAAGCTGACGATCGTGAATGAAGAAATGCAAAATGGCAACACGATGTTTGTCGGTGATGGAATCAACGATGCTCCTGCTCTGATGGCGGCGACTGTCGGAATCGCATTCGGTCAAAATAGCGATGTGACAACCGAGGCAGCAGACGTTGTTGTTTTAGATAGTTCGCTCAGAAAGATCGATGAGTTTCTGCATATCAGTCGTCGGATGCGACGAATTGCCCTGCAAAGTGCGATCGGCGGGATGGCACTCAGTCTTGTCGGCATGATGTTCGCAGCCACGGGCTACCTGCCGCCGGTTGCGGGAGCCATCTGCCAGGAAATTATTGATGTTGTTGCTGTGCTGAATGCACTTCGCGTGGCAATTCCTCCGAAAACCATCATCGATTATGAGACTTCGGAATAA
- a CDS encoding efflux RND transporter permease subunit: MLTKIIELSLVNRGLVIILTMLMALGGLYSALHLPIDAVPDMTNVQVQVVTDAGSLSPVEVERYVTYPVENTMGGLPDVEELRSVSKFGISVVTIVFKEGTEIYRARQLVTERLADAASSIPAGYGSPTVGPLTTALGEILQFEVRSDRHTPMELRTMLEWDIASRLRQVNGVTEINTHGGYYKTFEVQPDPDRMTSYGISMDLLFQRLQSNNNTSGGGYVIHHDEQRFIRGVSLLEDEADIESVVIRREPDGTPILLRDIAKVSIEPMTRQGAVTRDGRGEAVTGLVMMLIGENSREVVIAAKERLKEIEETLPEGVRLEVTYDRAALIGRTLKTVLTNLTEGGMLVIVVLLLMLGNLRAGIIVAMAIPLSMLFATNVMAFTGVTASLMSLGAIDFGLIVDSSVIMVENCIRKLSHDNGDTKHEDIILDAAVEVRKPTMFGELIIAVVFLPILLLEGTEGKLFRPMALTVLFALGGSLILSLTFMPAMASIFLPKKMKEDEIFLVRIVKFFYEPLVSRAILHPLVTIIIALSVFSISIPMARNLGAEFMPRLEEGDLLIEAQRLPSATLEGSIEMSTQIEKILMKYPEVKTVFSKTGRPEIANDVMGVHQTDVWVLLKPVHDWPSHKTRDELIEQMSEELNANVPGVAFGFTQPIEMRVDELVAGVKADVAVLLYGDDMEILGQKGKEIEAVLRAIPGAVDVKADYQSNLSTLTIKTRPEALAQYGIDAQTVLDVVSSLGGHQVGQIFEGRARYPIIVRIPEQWREKINLLEQIPVADDNGKSVPLKELADIALEETPPTIEHEGNRRRTFISANVRGRDVASFVNEAQTAVAEKVEFAPGYEVRWGGDFENLQSASRRLVIITPIVLIIIMLLLHTSLGSMRLAMLIFLAVPMAASGGIIALYLRGMPFSISAGVGFIALFGVAVLNGLVWVSAAEHSRKIGMPLDQVSHDTALVRLRPILMTALVASLGFLPMAMSTSDGAEMQRPLATVVIGGLITSTLLTSLVVPTIYPWFARGLHDIKLTHHYDPETALD; encoded by the coding sequence ATGCTCACGAAAATTATTGAACTCTCACTGGTCAATCGCGGTCTAGTCATCATCCTTACAATGTTGATGGCACTGGGAGGGCTGTATTCTGCCTTGCATCTTCCAATTGATGCCGTGCCCGATATGACCAACGTGCAGGTGCAGGTTGTGACCGATGCCGGTTCGCTCTCGCCTGTTGAAGTCGAGCGCTACGTGACCTATCCCGTCGAAAATACGATGGGAGGATTACCCGATGTGGAAGAACTGCGATCAGTCTCTAAGTTTGGGATTTCGGTGGTCACAATCGTTTTCAAAGAAGGCACGGAAATTTATCGGGCACGTCAGCTCGTCACTGAACGTCTTGCCGATGCTGCGAGCAGTATTCCTGCCGGTTATGGTTCGCCCACTGTGGGACCACTCACGACTGCTTTAGGGGAAATTCTGCAGTTTGAAGTTCGCAGCGACCGACATACGCCGATGGAATTACGCACCATGCTCGAATGGGACATTGCTTCCCGCCTGCGGCAAGTGAATGGTGTTACCGAAATTAATACCCATGGCGGCTACTATAAAACATTTGAAGTCCAGCCCGATCCCGATCGAATGACCAGCTACGGCATTTCGATGGATCTGCTCTTTCAGCGACTGCAGTCGAATAATAATACCTCTGGTGGTGGGTACGTTATTCATCACGACGAACAACGTTTCATTCGCGGCGTGTCTCTCCTAGAAGATGAAGCCGATATTGAATCGGTTGTGATTCGTCGCGAACCTGATGGAACCCCAATTCTGCTGAGAGATATTGCCAAAGTCAGTATCGAACCGATGACTCGCCAGGGAGCTGTCACCCGTGATGGTCGAGGCGAAGCGGTCACAGGACTTGTGATGATGCTCATCGGTGAGAACTCTCGCGAAGTTGTGATCGCGGCAAAGGAACGTCTGAAAGAAATCGAAGAGACTTTGCCTGAAGGAGTTCGACTCGAGGTGACTTATGACCGAGCCGCCCTGATTGGCCGCACATTGAAAACAGTCCTCACCAATCTGACCGAAGGGGGCATGCTGGTGATCGTGGTACTCCTGCTGATGCTGGGCAACTTGCGTGCGGGCATCATTGTTGCAATGGCCATTCCGTTGTCGATGTTATTTGCAACCAACGTCATGGCCTTCACAGGAGTGACCGCCAGTTTGATGAGCCTGGGGGCGATTGACTTTGGTTTGATTGTCGACAGCAGTGTCATCATGGTAGAGAACTGTATTCGGAAACTCTCTCACGATAATGGCGATACGAAACATGAAGATATCATTCTGGACGCAGCTGTCGAAGTTCGAAAACCGACCATGTTCGGGGAATTGATCATTGCCGTGGTCTTTTTGCCGATCCTGCTCCTGGAAGGAACCGAAGGTAAACTCTTTCGTCCGATGGCCTTAACGGTTCTGTTTGCCTTAGGTGGCTCATTAATTCTCTCACTCACTTTCATGCCAGCAATGGCATCCATCTTCCTGCCGAAGAAGATGAAGGAAGACGAAATCTTCCTGGTACGAATCGTCAAATTCTTTTACGAACCACTCGTCAGTCGCGCGATTCTGCATCCGCTGGTGACGATCATTATTGCTCTTTCTGTATTTTCGATCAGCATTCCGATGGCTCGCAATCTGGGAGCCGAGTTCATGCCCCGGCTCGAAGAAGGAGACTTATTGATCGAAGCCCAGCGACTCCCCAGTGCAACGCTGGAAGGTTCTATTGAGATGTCGACACAGATCGAAAAAATTCTCATGAAGTATCCCGAAGTGAAAACGGTCTTCAGTAAAACAGGGCGTCCGGAAATCGCCAACGATGTGATGGGAGTTCATCAAACAGACGTTTGGGTATTGCTTAAACCGGTTCACGATTGGCCATCGCATAAGACTCGCGACGAGTTGATTGAACAGATGTCTGAAGAACTCAATGCCAATGTTCCTGGAGTGGCCTTTGGCTTTACCCAGCCGATTGAAATGCGTGTCGATGAACTGGTCGCCGGTGTGAAAGCCGATGTTGCGGTTCTGTTATACGGCGATGATATGGAAATCCTCGGGCAGAAGGGTAAAGAAATTGAAGCTGTTCTGCGGGCGATTCCCGGAGCCGTCGATGTGAAGGCCGATTATCAGTCGAACCTTTCGACGTTAACAATCAAGACCAGACCTGAAGCACTGGCTCAATACGGAATCGATGCCCAGACAGTTTTAGATGTTGTGTCCTCGCTGGGAGGACATCAAGTCGGGCAGATTTTTGAGGGCCGGGCTCGTTACCCAATTATTGTTCGCATTCCTGAACAATGGCGTGAGAAGATCAACCTGCTGGAACAGATTCCCGTGGCTGATGACAATGGAAAATCGGTGCCGTTAAAGGAACTGGCTGATATCGCGCTCGAAGAAACTCCACCAACAATTGAACACGAAGGAAATCGCAGGCGAACATTCATTTCAGCGAATGTCCGCGGTCGGGATGTCGCGTCGTTTGTGAATGAAGCTCAGACAGCGGTGGCAGAAAAAGTCGAATTTGCTCCCGGTTATGAAGTTCGCTGGGGGGGAGACTTCGAGAATCTGCAGTCGGCTAGCCGACGACTGGTCATTATCACGCCGATTGTTCTGATCATCATCATGTTGCTGTTGCACACAAGTCTCGGATCCATGCGACTGGCGATGTTGATCTTTCTCGCGGTTCCGATGGCTGCTTCCGGTGGAATTATCGCACTCTATCTGCGAGGAATGCCGTTCAGTATTTCTGCGGGAGTTGGTTTTATCGCTTTGTTTGGAGTAGCGGTGCTCAACGGTCTGGTCTGGGTTAGTGCGGCAGAACACTCCCGCAAGATAGGCATGCCACTCGATCAGGTCAGCCACGACACGGCTCTGGTCCGTCTCCGTCCAATTTTAATGACTGCGTTAGTGGCCAGTCTGGGATTTTTGCCAATGGCAATGTCGACAAGTGATGGGGCAGAAATGCAGCGACCTCTCGCCACAGTTGTTATTGGTGGTCTGATCACCTCGACACTGTTGACATCGCTCGTTGTTCCAACGATTTATCCGTGGTTCGCCCGAGGCTTACACGATATCAAACTGACTCATCACTACGATCCCGAGACGGCACTTGACTAA
- a CDS encoding efflux RND transporter periplasmic adaptor subunit, with protein MHHINSSGGSSEESVETTGESEESDTITLPEGKFKTGKFESVPAEQRSVQHVHTVPGRLRYDQTKHVDVKAPMDGILTEVLVTPGDFVNTGDLIAVIRSPEIGQARAEILKRQQQREIALKVLEREELLDSNLKQLSAMLEEGKSVKEIEAASANLALGSYRQEILSAYSNLVLAKELTEKIRPLVESGSVPGRTLKERENERQLAETSFLTARDLAKFSVTQAKMKAEADVSEADRQLNLAWQSLETLLGYKENKETANLSDEESLSRLEVRAPFAGNVESRDFANNERVVRGASLVVLANTETLYVEASIRESDWSAMELKQGTIVKVLVPALDDRTFEAKVHYVGREVQAETNSVPLVATIENQEGLLRPGMYVRVTIPIGTPHEALSVKPESIIQHENQQFVFVDMQGGKFKRYDISTGQTSEDWVEVTDGLSTGQMIVTDGAFLLKSEFLLRGEGE; from the coding sequence ATGCATCACATTAATTCATCGGGTGGATCTTCAGAGGAATCGGTGGAGACAACTGGCGAATCGGAAGAGTCTGATACAATCACCCTGCCAGAAGGAAAGTTCAAGACTGGGAAGTTTGAAAGTGTGCCTGCCGAGCAAAGGTCGGTGCAGCATGTCCACACAGTGCCCGGGAGATTGCGATACGATCAGACAAAGCATGTCGATGTCAAAGCTCCCATGGATGGAATTCTAACTGAGGTTCTGGTGACTCCAGGGGATTTCGTGAATACTGGCGACCTGATTGCGGTGATCCGCAGTCCGGAAATCGGACAGGCACGTGCTGAAATTCTCAAGCGACAGCAACAACGCGAAATTGCTCTCAAAGTCCTGGAGCGGGAAGAACTCCTGGATAGCAACTTGAAGCAACTTTCTGCCATGCTTGAAGAAGGAAAATCTGTCAAGGAGATCGAAGCGGCTTCTGCAAATCTGGCCTTGGGGAGTTACCGTCAGGAGATTCTGTCGGCTTATTCAAATTTGGTGCTGGCCAAAGAACTGACAGAAAAAATTCGCCCGCTAGTCGAGTCAGGTTCTGTTCCGGGTCGGACTCTTAAAGAACGCGAGAATGAGCGACAACTGGCAGAAACGTCGTTTCTGACCGCTCGCGATCTTGCGAAATTCTCGGTCACTCAGGCGAAGATGAAAGCAGAAGCGGATGTTTCAGAAGCTGATCGTCAGCTTAATCTGGCGTGGCAATCTCTGGAAACATTGCTCGGTTACAAAGAAAATAAAGAGACTGCGAATCTGTCTGATGAAGAGTCGTTGTCCCGTCTGGAAGTTCGTGCCCCGTTTGCTGGAAACGTGGAATCGCGAGATTTTGCAAATAATGAACGCGTCGTCCGTGGAGCGTCACTGGTTGTACTCGCCAATACCGAGACTCTGTATGTCGAAGCCAGTATCCGTGAGAGTGATTGGTCGGCAATGGAACTCAAGCAGGGGACAATTGTCAAAGTCCTGGTCCCCGCACTGGATGATCGCACATTCGAGGCCAAAGTACATTATGTGGGACGGGAAGTTCAGGCCGAGACGAACTCCGTGCCCCTGGTTGCGACGATTGAAAATCAGGAGGGTTTGCTGCGTCCCGGAATGTATGTTCGTGTGACGATTCCGATAGGAACTCCACACGAAGCACTCTCCGTAAAGCCGGAATCAATTATTCAACATGAAAATCAGCAGTTTGTTTTTGTCGACATGCAGGGGGGAAAATTCAAACGATATGATATTTCTACCGGGCAAACCTCTGAAGATTGGGTTGAAGTGACCGATGGGCTCTCTACAGGTCAGATGATCGTCACTGACGGGGCATTTCTGCTGAAGTCGGAGTTTCTGTTACGCGGCGAAGGCGAATAA
- a CDS encoding GntR family transcriptional regulator: MFFQIESGSGVPIFEQICRQVKYAIAQGSFKPGDLLPSVRELAGTLAVNANTIARSYRELQREGIVISVRGTGMEITKEAKTICVKERKRLAQENLTSVLAEAQASELSESEVRTWMDREIRRLWK, encoded by the coding sequence ATGTTTTTTCAAATTGAATCTGGTAGCGGAGTGCCGATCTTTGAGCAGATTTGTCGGCAGGTCAAATACGCAATCGCACAAGGTTCATTCAAACCTGGAGATTTACTTCCTTCAGTTCGTGAGTTGGCCGGGACACTGGCAGTCAACGCAAATACGATTGCCCGCTCTTATCGGGAACTGCAACGGGAAGGAATTGTCATATCGGTGCGCGGCACGGGGATGGAAATTACGAAAGAAGCCAAGACGATTTGCGTGAAAGAACGGAAACGACTGGCTCAGGAAAATCTGACAAGTGTTTTAGCAGAAGCTCAGGCGAGTGAATTGAGTGAATCGGAAGTGCGAACCTGGATGGACAGGGAAATTCGTCGATTGTGGAAATAA
- a CDS encoding ABC transporter ATP-binding protein — translation MSQAAFELQNVTKRFRRQTALDGVSFSGNSGEVIAILGENGAGKTTAINILLGKLKADDGSAHVLGLDSAVHSQEIRQQVGYVPDEPCLYDWMTVGETGWFASGFYPSGYYERFCDLMSEYRVPLDKKIKQLSRGMKAKVSLALSLAHEPGLLILDEPTSGLDPLVRREFLESMVRVAAEGRTVLLASHQVAEVERVADAVVIMIKGKLVMQARLEELKQSCCEVVLTGDITALDKQDLPGEVISQETSGSQQQWLFLNTNENELRNYFNQISGLIYEIRTPSLEDVLLRLLMSSREKSDEQAVSAKPEEATASSLAK, via the coding sequence ATGAGTCAAGCCGCATTTGAATTGCAGAACGTGACCAAACGTTTTCGACGGCAAACTGCTCTCGATGGTGTTTCGTTTTCTGGGAACTCTGGCGAGGTGATCGCGATTCTGGGAGAAAATGGCGCCGGCAAAACGACGGCGATCAATATCCTGCTCGGGAAGTTGAAAGCCGATGACGGGTCTGCTCACGTATTAGGTCTCGATTCGGCTGTTCATAGCCAGGAAATCCGTCAACAAGTTGGCTATGTGCCCGATGAACCCTGTCTATATGACTGGATGACCGTTGGAGAAACGGGCTGGTTTGCTTCGGGATTTTACCCCTCCGGCTATTACGAGCGATTTTGTGATTTGATGAGCGAATATCGCGTGCCGCTCGATAAGAAAATCAAACAGTTGTCGCGGGGAATGAAAGCGAAAGTGTCACTGGCGTTGTCTTTGGCGCATGAGCCGGGGCTGCTCATTCTGGATGAGCCGACCTCGGGGCTTGATCCCCTTGTTCGGCGTGAATTTCTCGAAAGTATGGTTCGTGTGGCTGCGGAAGGGCGGACAGTGCTGCTGGCCAGTCATCAAGTCGCGGAAGTGGAGCGGGTAGCCGATGCGGTTGTGATTATGATCAAAGGCAAGCTCGTCATGCAGGCGCGTCTCGAAGAATTGAAGCAGAGTTGTTGCGAAGTCGTGTTGACGGGCGATATTACTGCACTCGATAAGCAGGACTTACCGGGCGAGGTGATCTCTCAGGAGACGAGTGGGAGTCAACAGCAGTGGCTGTTTCTTAATACAAATGAGAATGAACTAAGGAACTACTTCAATCAGATTTCAGGATTGATTTACGAAATCCGTACTCCTTCTCTTGAAGATGTCTTACTACGGCTGTTGATGTCATCACGAGAAAAATCAGACGAACAGGCTGTGTCAGCAAAGCCAGAGGAAGCCACTGCGAGTTCACTGGCGAAATAA